A DNA window from Grus americana isolate bGruAme1 chromosome 27, bGruAme1.mat, whole genome shotgun sequence contains the following coding sequences:
- the FBL gene encoding rRNA 2'-O-methyltransferase fibrillarin → MRPGFTPRGGRGGFRGGRGSPFPPRGGPSRGGGFGARGRGGPTRGGRGGRGGRGGGFKGGKKVTVEPHRHEGVFICRGKEDALVTRNLVPGESVYGEKRISVEDGDTKVEYRAWNPFRSKLAAAILGGIDQIHIRPGTKVLYLGAASGTTVSHVSDIVGPDGLVYAVEFSHRSGRDLINVAKKRTNVIPVIEDARHPHKYRMLIGMVDVIFADVAQPDQTRIVALNAHNFLRNGGHFVISIKANCIDSTAPAEAVFAGEVKKMTGEQMKPQEQLTLEPYERDHAVVVGVYRPPPKQK, encoded by the exons gtttcaccccccggggggggcgCGGCGGATTCCGGGGGGGACGAG GCTCCCCGTTCCCGCCCAGGGGGGGCCCCTCCCGCGGGGGCGGTTTCGGCGCTCGGGGGCGGGGTGGCCCCACGCGTGGGGGGCGGGGCGGCCgaggggggcggggcggcggcttCAAGGGCGGCAAAAAGGTGACGGTGGAGCCGCATCGGCACGAAG GGGTGTTCATCTGCCGGGGGAAGGAGGACGCGCTGGTCACCCGCAACCTGGTCCCGGGGGAGTCAGTCTACGGGGAGAAGAGGATCTCTGTGGAG GACGGTGACACCAAGGTGGAATATCGCGCCTGGAACCCGTTTCGTTCCAAACTGGCGGCCGCCATCCTGGGTGGCATCGACCAGATCCACATCCGCCCGGGGACGAAGGTCCTTTACCTTGGCGCCGCCTCGGGGACAACCGTGTCCCACGTCTCTGACATCGTGGGACCG GATGGGTTGGTTTATGCCGTGGAGTTTTCTCACCGCTCGGGCCGTGACCTCATCAATGTGGCCAAGAAACGCACCAACGTCATCCCTGTCATCGAGGACGCCCGCCACCCCCACAAGTACCGGATGCTCATTG GCATGGTGGACGTGATCTTCGCGGATGTGGCGCAGCCGGACCAGACGCGCATCGTGGCGCTCAACGCCCACAACTTCCTGCGCAACGGCGGCCACTTCGTCATCTCCATCAAG gcGAACTGCATTGACTCGACGGCGCCGGCAGAGGCCGTCTTCGCGGGGGAGGTGAAGAAGATGACGGGGGAGCAGATGAAGCCGCAGGAGCAGCTGACGCTGGAGCCCTACGAGAGGGACCACGCCGTGGTGGTGGGGGTCTACAg GCCCCCCCCCAAGCAGAAGTGA